One window of the Rhipicephalus sanguineus isolate Rsan-2018 chromosome 2, BIME_Rsan_1.4, whole genome shotgun sequence genome contains the following:
- the LOC125757053 gene encoding uncharacterized protein LOC125757053, which translates to MASGSSGTLKCEKVPVPAASAYKTSSGHHCVVFGCQNNQRKRKKLLSAVCEDHNTTPESCRCGVFSLHRFPSATKNTELRRQWIIAVNRKNYEPSANARVCSEHFLDNKPSELNPVPILRLGYTKKVVKGRRQLVRQAVCPVKRPRHGVADGDQRSSDHGQRESVEDDIVPRMPRVKLYKWQHLITSTQM; encoded by the exons ATGGCAAGCGGCAGCTCTGGGACTTTAAAATGCGAAAAAGTGCCCGTTCCCGCCGCTTCCGCTTACAAGACGTCGTCTGGGCaccactgcgtcgtctttggatgtcaAAACAACCAGCGCAAGAGGAAGAAATTACTGAGCGCTGTCTGTGAAGATCACAACACAACGCCGGAATCGTGCCGGTGCGGCGTTTTCAGCTTGCACAGATTTCCATCCGCAACGAAAAACACCGAGCTTCGCCGCCAGTGGATAATTGCAGTGAACAGGAAAAACTACGAGCCCAGTGCAAATGCACGA GTATGTTCCGAGCACTTTCTGGACAACAAGCCTTCCGAGCTAAACCCCGTGCCAATTCTTCGCCTTGGGTACACCAAAAAG GTGGTAAAAGGCAGGCGTCAGCTCGTCAGGCAGGCAGTATGCCCTGTCAAACGACCTCGTCATGGTGTTGCAGATGGTGACCAACGCAGTAGTGACCATGGTCAAAGGGAAAGTGTGGAGGACGACATCGTGCCT AGGATGCCACGAGTGAAACTGTACAAGTGGCAACACCTGATCACTTCAACACAGATGTAG